The Hyperthermus butylicus DSM 5456 genome includes a region encoding these proteins:
- a CDS encoding CdvA-like protein produces MARAPLTVDVVQQMIGETVYDPYGRVIGKLVSLESDIDGTVQQIVVETENKDIKFIPSEAVEVSEGRIIVWPEWKVLAYKVLASYQRALKRLKGLEEMYSRNEIPAAVYQELRRKLNQSLARVRDEAKKLKSLIKSRIDEIDDNNLKLDRAIANLKVSYMAGEISEKAYKTAIEYLRSAKDSNTRELEDLKKTGAKLESLETGTIEISKTAKKKESKPASREEKHEAKPPAIEGIQPIPVKVIEG; encoded by the coding sequence ATGGCGCGTGCACCCCTAACCGTGGATGTTGTACAGCAGATGATAGGCGAAACGGTCTACGACCCCTACGGCCGCGTTATCGGTAAGCTTGTAAGCCTCGAGAGCGACATAGACGGTACGGTGCAGCAGATAGTTGTTGAGACAGAGAATAAAGACATAAAGTTCATACCGTCAGAGGCTGTTGAGGTTAGCGAGGGCAGGATAATCGTCTGGCCAGAGTGGAAGGTTCTAGCCTACAAGGTCCTAGCCAGCTACCAGAGAGCACTCAAGAGGCTAAAGGGCCTCGAGGAGATGTATAGCCGCAACGAGATACCAGCCGCTGTCTACCAGGAGCTCCGCCGCAAGCTAAACCAAAGCCTAGCCAGGGTACGCGACGAAGCTAAGAAGCTAAAATCACTCATCAAGAGCCGGATAGACGAGATAGACGACAACAACTTGAAGCTCGACAGAGCAATAGCAAACCTCAAGGTATCCTACATGGCTGGCGAGATAAGCGAGAAAGCCTACAAGACCGCCATAGAGTATCTACGCAGCGCAAAAGACAGCAACACCAGGGAGCTAGAAGACCTCAAGAAGACCGGCGCCAAGCTAGAATCACTAGAAACAGGTACGATCGAGATATCTAAAACTGCAAAGAAGAAGGAGTCGAAACCAGCTAGTAGAGAAGAAAAGCACGAAGCCAAGCCACCAGCTATAGAGGGTATACAACCAATACCCGTAAAGGTCATCGAAGGCTAG
- a CDS encoding V-type ATP synthase subunit F, with protein MAERKLIVIADPYTVYAFRMLGVEGYPVGNAEEARGVLRSLQSRRDVAIVFVSAELYDELAGDIETLEKANPSIVVSRLPTLREPGKPLDVQKELLRALGMG; from the coding sequence TTGGCTGAGAGGAAACTGATAGTCATTGCTGATCCCTATACAGTCTATGCCTTCAGAATGCTTGGCGTCGAGGGCTACCCTGTGGGCAACGCTGAGGAGGCGCGTGGTGTGCTACGCAGCCTACAGTCTAGGAGGGATGTGGCCATAGTTTTTGTCTCAGCCGAGCTGTACGACGAGCTAGCTGGAGACATAGAGACCCTTGAGAAGGCAAACCCCTCCATCGTCGTCTCCAGGCTACCCACCCTCCGCGAGCCCGGAAAACCTCTAGACGTCCAGAAGGAGCTCCTCAGAGCGCTCGGAATGGGGTGA
- a CDS encoding DUF401 family protein, which translates to MSPASPIQGFVAAYVLLVAALLARLGAVESIALLIASYTVFTWSWRELAGSLATIATSWNDLRVFVFIFESILLAGLLKEKQVLDKLVNSMGILGCRFSFAAVPAVVGLLPMPGGALVSAIAMRKRYLEEARLSPEAATYINYWFRHVWVPSWPLFQSAVITATIFAVDPVELVRHTWPASIAAIAAGGLIAYIITRHASCPRSRARIQDLVASISPFLAIALLVFSLGIPLLLSLTLVLAATITVLRPNRKEFMAALKLATKPRIHAVLLEALMFKNLLLATNAPGELLSMLLERELPIEAIVYLLPFIVGLSAGGENFFAAVAMPLLASVIASSGAIDWKLMIIAYTGGHMGVMASPVHLCLALTVEYYEAKLGKTLAYTLASIAVATALLAAILALTRLY; encoded by the coding sequence ATGAGCCCCGCTAGTCCCATCCAAGGGTTTGTTGCTGCCTACGTTTTACTGGTAGCTGCGCTGCTTGCTAGGTTGGGAGCTGTTGAGTCCATAGCTCTGCTGATAGCATCCTATACAGTCTTTACCTGGAGTTGGCGCGAGCTAGCGGGTTCGCTAGCAACTATAGCTACTAGCTGGAATGACTTACGTGTCTTTGTATTCATATTTGAGAGCATACTACTAGCAGGTCTGCTGAAGGAGAAGCAGGTTCTAGACAAGCTAGTGAATTCGATGGGCATACTGGGCTGCCGGTTTAGCTTTGCAGCTGTACCAGCTGTTGTAGGCCTCCTACCAATGCCTGGAGGTGCCCTCGTATCAGCCATAGCTATGAGGAAGAGGTACCTCGAAGAGGCACGTCTTAGCCCCGAGGCAGCCACCTATATCAACTACTGGTTTCGCCATGTCTGGGTTCCGAGTTGGCCCCTCTTCCAAAGTGCAGTCATAACAGCTACTATATTCGCTGTAGACCCCGTCGAACTTGTAAGACATACTTGGCCCGCGTCGATAGCAGCTATAGCTGCGGGAGGCCTCATAGCTTATATTATTACGAGGCACGCGTCATGTCCACGCAGCAGAGCGAGGATACAAGATCTAGTTGCCAGCATTTCACCATTCCTAGCAATAGCTCTTCTAGTGTTTAGCCTAGGCATCCCTCTCCTCTTGAGCCTAACCCTAGTTCTTGCAGCAACAATCACAGTACTAAGGCCTAACAGGAAGGAGTTCATGGCAGCATTAAAGCTCGCTACGAAGCCGAGAATACATGCAGTGCTTCTTGAAGCACTCATGTTCAAGAATTTGCTTCTAGCAACTAACGCGCCAGGCGAGCTACTTAGCATGCTCTTAGAGAGGGAGCTGCCTATTGAGGCTATAGTTTACCTGCTTCCGTTCATAGTCGGGCTTAGTGCTGGTGGCGAAAACTTCTTTGCAGCTGTAGCGATGCCTCTACTAGCCTCAGTAATAGCAAGTAGCGGAGCTATAGACTGGAAGCTGATGATTATAGCCTATACTGGGGGCCACATGGGTGTAATGGCTAGCCCTGTACACCTATGCCTTGCACTGACAGTGGAGTACTACGAGGCAAAGCTGGGGAAGACATTGGCGTATACGCTAGCATCAATAGCCGTTGCAACCGCGTTACTAGCAGCAATACTAGCCCTAACTCGACTATATTGA
- a CDS encoding class II aldolase/adducin family protein — protein MDRPIGLEVRRALVEAMRILHDRGLVNLLGGNASVRVTLPDGTTFIYITPSGAVKPLLSPEDIAVIGLDGTVYEGKPSIEYRMHLAVYRSRSNVRAVVHAHNTRAVLAAALGVELDPNLLGVEAKYYLGGCVGRVGAYEPGSEQLAEAVASALKDCNVAILEKHGAVAVGVSDDPRQAIYEAVDRLEVLEELAEASLMAEVLRRVRIGH, from the coding sequence TTGGATAGGCCTATAGGGCTTGAGGTGCGTAGGGCACTTGTTGAAGCTATGAGGATCCTGCATGACCGTGGGCTCGTAAACCTGCTTGGAGGTAATGCAAGTGTAAGGGTTACGTTGCCCGACGGCACTACGTTCATCTATATAACGCCTAGTGGGGCGGTTAAGCCGCTACTCAGCCCCGAGGATATAGCAGTCATAGGGCTTGACGGCACGGTTTACGAGGGAAAGCCTAGCATCGAGTACCGTATGCACCTAGCAGTCTACCGCAGCCGCAGCAATGTAAGGGCAGTTGTCCACGCTCATAACACCCGGGCGGTTCTCGCTGCAGCACTCGGCGTCGAGTTGGACCCAAATCTCCTAGGCGTCGAGGCCAAGTACTACCTTGGGGGCTGCGTGGGTAGGGTTGGTGCATACGAGCCCGGCTCTGAGCAGCTCGCAGAAGCTGTAGCCTCGGCGCTCAAGGATTGCAACGTAGCCATCCTCGAGAAGCATGGAGCGGTAGCTGTAGGCGTATCCGACGATCCCAGGCAGGCCATCTACGAGGCTGTGGATAGACTTGAGGTTCTTGAGGAGCTAGCTGAGGCTAGCCTCATGGCGGAGGTTTTGCGGCGTGTACGTATTGGACACTAG
- a CDS encoding inositol monophosphatase family protein, translating into MELPERRSLEDLRRLAVRVAGEAAAFLRDRFGIEEVLHVVTVHEHDSDEGMRIDVESERNIVELLHAEGFRGIFVGEESGVVKLGNDPLLVVADPLDGSKNYASLIPWSAVSIAIALVENGDARLSSIVAGAIAPVFPWPILSFARGHGAFEGGARVKLQQNDRLVLAYVETPEQARAVHSYLALTGDKRSVRALGSASLEIAWAGMGRAELFVDVRGRLRTVDVAAAVWFAAEAGAKVIVERSDVSLLSIERVGSVVVTASSTAWSRILEALRSSGFTGLASKTPLSTWGKPA; encoded by the coding sequence GTGGAGCTTCCCGAGCGCCGGAGCCTCGAGGACCTGCGCCGCCTAGCTGTACGTGTTGCTGGCGAAGCTGCGGCGTTTCTACGTGACCGCTTCGGTATTGAGGAGGTACTCCACGTCGTCACAGTGCATGAGCACGACTCGGATGAAGGCATGAGGATCGACGTTGAGAGCGAGAGGAACATAGTGGAACTCCTCCATGCCGAGGGGTTCCGCGGCATATTTGTCGGCGAGGAGAGTGGTGTCGTTAAACTCGGCAACGATCCTCTCCTCGTGGTTGCGGATCCCCTGGATGGGAGTAAGAATTATGCCTCCCTCATACCTTGGAGTGCTGTAAGCATAGCTATAGCCTTGGTAGAGAATGGTGATGCTCGCCTCTCTAGCATCGTCGCCGGTGCTATCGCCCCGGTTTTCCCATGGCCTATACTCAGCTTCGCCCGGGGCCACGGCGCGTTTGAGGGCGGTGCTCGTGTCAAGCTGCAACAGAATGATAGGCTCGTACTAGCCTACGTTGAAACTCCAGAGCAGGCCCGCGCTGTTCACAGCTACCTTGCGCTCACTGGTGATAAGCGGAGCGTGAGGGCTCTGGGAAGTGCCAGCCTGGAAATAGCATGGGCAGGCATGGGCAGGGCGGAACTATTCGTTGATGTCCGGGGCCGCCTCCGTACAGTCGACGTCGCAGCGGCTGTCTGGTTTGCTGCCGAGGCTGGTGCAAAAGTCATCGTAGAGCGTAGCGATGTGAGCCTCCTGAGCATAGAACGCGTTGGAAGCGTTGTCGTGACAGCTAGTAGTACAGCGTGGAGCCGCATCCTGGAGGCGCTCCGCTCCTCGGGCTTCACAGGACTAGCCTCCAAGACCCCACTATCAACGTGGGGCAAACCAGCTTGA
- a CDS encoding V-type ATP synthase subunit I, producing MQASLLVAQATVEVIVGVPRGEYARTVKALAESSVFHPEPLEGIVAHEVRRLRNELEAVAERLRQAATVAGVAAGGEAVVRIKSSSDAGLSELLRELSTLASSVSELVEKLAQLQNPESELSKKLRILQYYAFIDVDLERLTRSRHVRAKVYRIPLGFAEEFIAELSRVEGVVVAYTDGIEPGYMTIVVVYPARLETEVGKVALRHRAEPLEIPEDWPRIPARAVERARRELEELPRRIGEYRPQILRALTAVEAAVKLLRLLEATKFTRTAAFIHGYVDPSQLDRLEEQLQDIGVKGFVILVREESHRHGKPGHGEEEHEAKRTPSFYRVTKLLAPFADLLSMSGHPRPGEVVPVVLMAITLPVIYGLMFPDLGHGLVLLLAGYYLFYKRMGNVNLGRLVMYFGIAAMVTGFLAGEFFGPHPVVAGWLSEGIWHGHPPLASPLHEFVTKPAEEAAEAAVPLLFNAIYLSLLIGALVMTVSSLISIVNGVLLGDREVLVASIGKTLIFGSILLALTLGAAAGAGAAVLERAAGILADAGMSLVPETTLGMVVRLLFSIGLLTVLVAPIVFGHGGLGEKIINGLMEAFDMLLMAIGNTASFMRIMGLMLAHSGLMFGFTILAMVAGPVLGAITYIFGNILTIGLEALVAYAHSLRLHLYEMFSKFYLDEGRPYQPLQLPATVKIEAA from the coding sequence ATGCAGGCCTCGCTGCTCGTAGCCCAAGCCACCGTCGAGGTCATAGTCGGAGTTCCCCGCGGCGAGTACGCTAGGACTGTTAAGGCTCTGGCTGAGAGCAGTGTATTCCACCCCGAGCCCCTGGAAGGTATTGTTGCCCACGAGGTTAGGAGGCTCCGCAATGAGCTGGAGGCTGTGGCAGAGCGGCTCCGGCAGGCTGCCACTGTCGCCGGTGTTGCTGCCGGCGGAGAGGCTGTGGTGAGGATTAAGAGTAGCAGTGATGCTGGGTTATCGGAGCTGCTACGCGAGCTATCCACGCTAGCGTCAAGCGTGTCTGAACTCGTGGAGAAGCTAGCACAGCTCCAGAACCCCGAATCCGAGCTCTCTAAGAAGCTCCGCATCCTACAGTACTACGCGTTCATAGATGTTGACCTAGAGAGGCTTACTAGAAGCCGCCACGTTAGAGCCAAGGTGTATCGCATACCGCTAGGTTTCGCCGAGGAGTTCATCGCTGAGCTGTCAAGGGTCGAGGGTGTTGTAGTAGCCTACACCGACGGCATTGAGCCAGGCTACATGACTATCGTAGTAGTATACCCTGCCAGGCTCGAAACCGAGGTTGGCAAGGTTGCGCTACGACACCGCGCCGAGCCCCTAGAGATACCGGAAGACTGGCCACGGATCCCTGCGCGCGCCGTGGAGAGGGCTAGGAGGGAGCTAGAGGAGCTGCCGCGCCGCATAGGCGAGTACCGGCCACAGATTCTCCGCGCACTAACAGCTGTAGAGGCTGCTGTGAAACTACTCAGGCTACTGGAAGCCACCAAGTTTACGAGGACCGCAGCCTTCATCCACGGCTACGTTGATCCATCCCAGCTCGACAGGCTAGAGGAACAACTCCAGGACATAGGCGTCAAGGGCTTTGTGATCCTGGTACGAGAGGAGAGCCACCGCCACGGAAAACCCGGCCACGGCGAGGAGGAGCACGAAGCTAAGAGGACGCCGAGCTTCTACCGGGTAACAAAGCTGCTAGCACCCTTCGCCGACCTTCTCTCGATGTCTGGGCATCCCCGGCCGGGTGAGGTCGTACCAGTTGTATTGATGGCTATAACGCTCCCAGTAATCTATGGCCTCATGTTCCCCGACCTGGGCCACGGCCTGGTACTACTACTCGCCGGCTACTACCTGTTCTATAAGAGGATGGGCAACGTCAACCTTGGCAGACTGGTAATGTACTTCGGTATCGCCGCAATGGTAACTGGATTCCTGGCTGGTGAGTTCTTCGGCCCCCACCCCGTTGTCGCCGGCTGGCTCTCAGAGGGTATATGGCATGGCCACCCACCGCTTGCTAGCCCCCTCCACGAGTTCGTAACAAAGCCCGCCGAGGAAGCTGCCGAAGCTGCAGTCCCGCTACTGTTCAACGCGATATACTTGTCACTGCTCATTGGAGCACTAGTAATGACCGTCTCCTCGCTAATATCGATTGTCAATGGCGTACTGCTTGGCGACCGCGAGGTGCTAGTAGCGAGTATCGGGAAAACCCTCATCTTCGGCTCGATACTACTAGCATTAACCCTCGGTGCAGCCGCTGGAGCTGGAGCCGCAGTACTAGAGAGAGCTGCTGGTATACTAGCTGATGCCGGTATGTCCCTCGTGCCAGAAACTACTCTAGGCATGGTGGTTAGGCTGCTCTTCAGCATTGGCCTGCTAACGGTGCTAGTAGCCCCCATAGTGTTTGGCCATGGTGGCCTCGGCGAAAAGATCATAAACGGTTTGATGGAGGCCTTCGACATGCTACTAATGGCTATAGGCAATACGGCATCATTCATGCGAATAATGGGTCTCATGCTGGCCCACAGCGGGCTAATGTTTGGCTTCACCATATTAGCAATGGTGGCTGGCCCCGTGCTGGGAGCAATAACCTACATATTCGGCAACATACTGACGATAGGCCTGGAAGCCCTAGTAGCCTATGCGCACTCCCTCAGGCTGCACCTCTACGAAATGTTCAGCAAGTTCTACCTCGACGAAGGTAGGCCCTACCAGCCCCTCCAGCTGCCAGCAACCGTTAAGATTGAAGCTGCCTAG
- a CDS encoding thiamine-phosphate kinase — protein MKLSELGEHEAVKRLIEEILAGQWRCPSLGPGDDAACVGGGFQNLILKIDGGSLASLWAPWMEPADIGWQAVAAAASDLVAKGAKPLAFAVSLGLDPGEDIETLKGIVRGAAEAAQAHGAWLLGGDTNSCSNCGWIDVAAVGLAEKPVGLQASPGDTVYVTTGRIGLAGLVLDSLAKGRWREAMEAYPRAFSEFARPRARLEFVELAGTGCITAATDSSDGLAYSLGKIAEAAHALVELENIPVEPEALRYAEEYGVDPLELALYGGQEYEVIFAVRGGCEKLVEERAATLGLAVARIGRLREGPQGITYRGRTLSVRGWDNFKNM, from the coding sequence TTGAAGCTCAGCGAGCTTGGTGAACACGAGGCGGTGAAAAGACTCATAGAAGAAATACTTGCTGGGCAGTGGCGTTGCCCGAGCCTAGGGCCTGGCGACGATGCTGCGTGTGTAGGCGGTGGTTTCCAAAACCTCATACTCAAGATTGATGGTGGTAGTCTGGCCTCGCTATGGGCGCCCTGGATGGAGCCAGCCGATATTGGCTGGCAGGCTGTTGCTGCTGCAGCGAGCGACCTAGTAGCCAAGGGGGCTAAGCCGCTAGCTTTCGCTGTCTCCCTAGGCCTGGACCCGGGCGAGGATATTGAGACCCTCAAAGGCATAGTGCGGGGGGCAGCTGAGGCGGCGCAAGCTCATGGCGCCTGGCTCCTTGGCGGAGACACCAACAGCTGCAGCAACTGTGGCTGGATAGACGTCGCCGCAGTAGGGCTCGCCGAGAAGCCCGTAGGGCTGCAAGCCTCTCCGGGAGACACAGTCTATGTGACTACCGGACGCATAGGCCTCGCGGGGCTCGTCCTCGACTCGCTCGCCAAGGGCCGCTGGCGAGAAGCCATGGAGGCTTATCCGAGGGCCTTCAGCGAGTTCGCCAGGCCCAGGGCCCGGCTAGAATTCGTAGAACTTGCAGGCACTGGCTGCATAACAGCAGCCACAGATTCTAGCGATGGGCTCGCCTATAGCCTCGGTAAAATAGCAGAAGCTGCACATGCGCTGGTAGAGCTTGAGAATATACCGGTAGAACCGGAGGCGCTACGCTACGCCGAGGAGTATGGTGTGGACCCCTTGGAGCTCGCGCTCTACGGCGGTCAGGAGTATGAGGTAATCTTCGCTGTGCGGGGTGGATGCGAAAAACTAGTTGAGGAGAGGGCTGCAACGCTGGGCCTTGCTGTGGCGAGAATAGGTAGGCTTAGGGAGGGCCCACAGGGGATAACGTATAGGGGGAGAACACTCTCCGTAAGAGGCTGGGACAACTTCAAAAACATGTAG
- a CDS encoding MFS transporter: MRRLYLLLVLVFSHFMAVSMLNSVIARYMRDTGLSVTVSGWIIAITPLVAAALRLPVGSLADRYGAKPLLALGVATGAVAAVLAARAKSLTDFLAVRMLQGIANAFFIGPSIYAAVVFSEGRAAHGIAYRSATLNAATVAGPVTAGILVDNVGYYAAFTAASLVALVGAAISTSLPSLRVQGSSGGERRVSAWSLLVENPVLLLATSLALVDGVAFFTMASIVQMHFRDAGYSATAYGMYQALLAATAFISRLSSGRLYSRYPAWLLLTIGYILETISFTVLVAGMGSYLAYLAAPLYGFGSGLCIPGHQLLASTSVPPSLGNRAIGVYVLGFDLGGALGLFVVSKIAGSYGYTAAYGAIAILTTIAMMQALRARRIVVTKPQN, from the coding sequence TTGCGTAGGCTCTACCTGTTACTGGTGCTGGTATTCTCCCACTTCATGGCAGTGAGTATGCTTAACTCGGTAATAGCCCGCTATATGAGGGATACAGGTCTTAGTGTTACCGTATCCGGCTGGATCATAGCGATAACGCCGCTTGTAGCTGCGGCGCTCAGGCTGCCGGTTGGAAGCCTAGCAGACCGCTACGGTGCAAAGCCGCTCCTAGCTCTTGGTGTTGCGACTGGCGCGGTGGCAGCGGTACTCGCGGCCAGGGCGAAAAGCCTCACGGACTTTCTAGCAGTGAGGATGCTGCAGGGTATCGCGAACGCGTTCTTCATAGGCCCCTCAATATATGCTGCCGTTGTGTTCTCGGAGGGCAGGGCAGCTCATGGCATAGCATACAGGTCGGCAACGCTGAATGCTGCAACCGTAGCAGGCCCGGTAACAGCCGGCATACTTGTAGACAATGTGGGCTACTATGCAGCGTTTACCGCTGCAAGCCTGGTAGCTCTGGTTGGCGCAGCAATCTCTACGAGTCTTCCAAGCCTACGCGTCCAAGGCAGCAGCGGTGGCGAGAGAAGGGTAAGCGCGTGGAGTCTTCTCGTGGAGAACCCTGTACTGTTACTCGCCACAAGCCTAGCCCTCGTAGATGGCGTAGCATTCTTCACGATGGCCTCGATAGTGCAGATGCACTTCCGCGACGCAGGCTATTCCGCAACGGCCTACGGTATGTACCAGGCACTCCTAGCAGCTACGGCATTCATCTCTAGACTCTCATCAGGTAGACTGTACTCCCGATATCCCGCCTGGCTCTTGCTCACAATAGGCTACATTCTTGAAACAATCAGCTTTACGGTCCTCGTGGCTGGTATGGGCTCCTATCTAGCCTATCTAGCAGCACCACTCTATGGTTTTGGCTCCGGACTATGTATACCGGGCCACCAGCTACTGGCGAGCACCAGCGTGCCGCCAAGCCTAGGCAACCGTGCTATAGGAGTATACGTCCTAGGCTTCGATCTCGGAGGAGCGCTAGGCCTCTTCGTAGTATCAAAGATAGCTGGAAGCTATGGCTACACAGCAGCCTACGGAGCTATAGCTATACTAACAACTATCGCTATGATGCAAGCGCTCCGAGCCAGGAGAATTGTGGTAACAAAGCCGCAAAACTAA